A genomic window from Wolbachia pipientis includes:
- a CDS encoding alpha/beta hydrolase, with protein sequence MVEVFLNNATRKIEGEYHQSKDANAPVVLVLHHHPQYGGNMGSKIVHGIYTSFIDNNFSALKINFRGVGKSTGTFDKGIGELTDAAVAIDWLQEHNPSNVPIWIAGFSFGAWVAMQLTMRRPEIVGFIALSLPVTKYDFSFLSPCPVSGLVIQSSNDTISEESDVTELAKRLINSVKSDHMKYHIIDDTNHFLRDKEEEVTQIADGYIKLRLNSATISSQKVKKEVRVKECA encoded by the coding sequence GTGGTAGAAGTTTTTTTGAATAATGCAACAAGAAAGATAGAAGGTGAATACCACCAAAGCAAAGATGCCAACGCGCCGGTTGTGCTGGTTTTGCATCATCACCCTCAATATGGTGGTAATATGGGTAGTAAAATTGTACATGGTATATATACGTCTTTTATCGATAACAATTTTTCTGCATTGAAAATTAACTTTCGTGGTGTGGGAAAATCTACCGGAACTTTTGATAAGGGTATAGGAGAATTAACTGACGCTGCGGTAGCTATTGATTGGCTTCAGGAACATAATCCTAGCAACGTTCCAATTTGGATCGCTGGTTTTTCTTTTGGAGCATGGGTGGCTATGCAGCTAACAATGCGTCGCCCTGAGATAGTGGGCTTTATTGCTCTTTCTCTTCCGGTAACTAAGTACGATTTTTCTTTTCTTTCTCCCTGTCCAGTTTCTGGGCTTGTAATACAAAGCAGTAACGATACAATCTCAGAAGAAAGCGATGTAACAGAATTAGCAAAAAGGTTAATAAATTCAGTAAAAAGTGATCACATGAAATACCATATAATAGACGATACTAATCACTTTCTAAGGGATAAAGAAGAGGAAGTGACTCAAATCGCAGATGGTTATATAAAACTGCGCTTAAACAGTGCAACTATTTCTTCTCAAAAGGTCAAAAAAGAGGTAAGGGTAAAAGAATGTGCCTAA
- a CDS encoding cysteine desulfurase — translation MSPFSLENSGYVYADYNATAPISENVKKSIFEVLLKQTLNPSSLHKRGQEARKILQDARDNIRDAIGVPSDKEIVFTSGATEANNLVMRGIAGYLHVISAIEHPSILNSACNPYIIPVNQEGIVDFLELEKILSELKGDKAIVSVMMANNETGVIQPVKEIAEIAHKFGAICHTDTAQSVGKIKVNMEDLGVDLLTLSAHKFGGVAGSGVLIFNKELAIEPIIIGGGQEKGFRGGTENIVAIAGLSAALQNIPDLLSKMDEVKELRDQLECELLNLASDIRIFGKNSKRLPNTSFIYMPGVKSDVQLMHFDLNHIAVSNGSACSSGKVEPSHVLLAMGATKEQAECSIRISIGPETKPQDIKKIVDCWYNIYKKNTLV, via the coding sequence ATGAGTCCATTCTCTTTAGAAAACAGTGGTTACGTATATGCTGATTACAATGCAACTGCTCCAATTAGTGAGAATGTAAAAAAAAGTATATTTGAGGTCTTGTTAAAACAAACGCTCAATCCATCATCACTACATAAAAGAGGACAAGAAGCGAGGAAGATTCTTCAGGATGCAAGAGATAACATACGTGATGCTATTGGTGTTCCAAGTGATAAAGAAATAGTTTTTACGTCTGGTGCGACTGAAGCGAATAACCTTGTTATGAGAGGAATAGCAGGCTATCTGCATGTAATTTCAGCTATAGAGCATCCTTCAATTCTTAATTCTGCATGTAATCCATATATAATACCCGTTAATCAGGAGGGCATTGTTGACTTTTTAGAGCTAGAAAAAATTCTAAGCGAACTTAAAGGAGACAAAGCAATAGTTTCAGTTATGATGGCAAATAACGAAACCGGAGTTATTCAGCCTGTTAAGGAAATAGCTGAAATAGCACACAAATTTGGGGCAATTTGCCACACTGACACTGCTCAAAGTGTTGGAAAAATTAAAGTTAATATGGAAGATTTAGGAGTGGATTTACTCACTTTATCCGCCCATAAATTTGGCGGTGTAGCAGGCAGTGGAGTTTTAATATTCAATAAAGAACTTGCGATAGAACCTATTATAATAGGTGGTGGACAAGAGAAGGGATTTCGTGGTGGTACGGAAAATATTGTTGCGATTGCAGGCCTTTCTGCTGCACTGCAAAATATTCCAGACCTTCTATCAAAAATGGATGAAGTAAAGGAGCTACGTGATCAATTAGAGTGTGAATTATTAAATCTTGCCAGTGATATAAGAATCTTCGGTAAAAACTCTAAGAGGCTGCCAAACACAAGTTTTATTTATATGCCAGGAGTAAAGAGTGATGTGCAGCTCATGCATTTTGACTTGAATCATATTGCAGTTAGTAATGGTTCTGCATGTTCTTCTGGAAAAGTTGAGCCTTCCCATGTTTTGCTTGCAATGGGGGCAACAAAAGAGCAAGCAGAGTGTTCAATTAGAATCAGTATAGGTCCAGAAACTAAACCACAAGACATAAAAAAAATAGTGGATTGTTGGTATAATATCTACAAGAAGAACACCTTGGTATAG
- a CDS encoding transposase: MSFSYYNMKKYPRNFRNITGLTIEEFEKVVEKVRSGWEKQKKCHGRRSKLPTLEDKLFCVILYYRTYITHRFLGCLFNVHNANVCRLLKRIEPLLAKKVTITKDRSMTPEKILKILADVTEQQIQRPEDSKKRKKSYSGKKRTNTMKTEIIIEEGGRILSVSKSYRGRISDFRIRKQEKYLPLDSIKHADSGYQGWQKLQSNVIIPYKKYRKKPLTPEHNRRLASFRMRVENKIREIKIFKIMSNVYRNFQKKYNLRFNIIAGIVNLKHAF, encoded by the coding sequence ATGAGCTTTAGTTACTATAATATGAAAAAATACCCAAGAAACTTTCGTAATATAACAGGTTTAACTATAGAGGAGTTCGAAAAAGTAGTGGAAAAAGTGAGGTCTGGATGGGAAAAACAGAAAAAGTGTCATGGTAGAAGATCAAAACTACCAACTCTGGAAGATAAGTTGTTTTGCGTAATTTTGTACTATCGCACTTACATAACACATAGATTTTTAGGATGCCTATTCAATGTACACAACGCAAATGTATGTAGGTTACTTAAGAGAATAGAGCCATTACTCGCCAAAAAAGTGACTATAACAAAAGATAGAAGTATGACGCCAGAAAAAATACTGAAGATTTTGGCTGATGTTACAGAACAGCAAATACAGAGACCAGAAGATAGTAAAAAACGGAAGAAATCATATTCAGGAAAAAAAAGAACCAACACTATGAAAACTGAGATTATTATCGAAGAAGGAGGAAGAATTTTATCAGTGTCAAAGTCATACCGTGGTAGAATTAGTGATTTCCGCATAAGGAAACAAGAAAAATATTTACCACTTGATAGCATAAAACATGCCGATTCTGGATATCAAGGTTGGCAAAAATTGCAAAGCAATGTTATAATTCCATATAAAAAGTATCGTAAAAAGCCATTAACTCCAGAGCATAATAGAAGATTAGCATCATTTAGAATGAGAGTAGAAAACAAGATCCGAGAGATAAAGATATTTAAGATTATGTCGAATGTTTATCGCAATTTTCAGAAAAAATATAACCTGAGGTTCAATATTATTGCTGGTATTGTAAATCTTAAGCACGCCTTTTAG
- a CDS encoding ankyrin repeat domain-containing protein, whose protein sequence is MPISKEELTCHLEAYLIDSDLEQLKNFLQERCEHTYQEWKEKEFDINHLFSLERKGSSYKDTLLHIAAGCYCREEDWKKLGQALIDKGANVNARDSYGKTPLHFACEGWVAQILLDAGADVNARDSYGKTPLCCSLEKAVTQVLLDAGANPFIKDDYGNTARKFASSKIKQLIKKAENKYKHKAIYVGSVCGAIAALAVVGGCFAAGVTLPILTMIGIAVAVALVTGLVAGGISITYAMSQPSEVPSQNLDNVDTKTKNVSLDLAQKRN, encoded by the coding sequence ATGCCAATTTCAAAAGAAGAGCTTACGTGTCACTTGGAAGCATACTTAATTGATAGTGATCTGGAGCAATTGAAAAACTTTTTGCAAGAAAGATGTGAACATACATATCAAGAGTGGAAGGAGAAAGAATTTGATATAAATCACCTATTTAGCTTAGAGAGAAAGGGGAGTAGTTATAAAGATACATTATTGCATATAGCAGCTGGTTGTTATTGCCGTGAAGAGGATTGGAAGAAGTTAGGACAAGCTCTAATAGACAAAGGGGCTAATGTTAATGCACGAGATTCTTATGGAAAAACTCCTTTGCACTTTGCTTGTGAAGGATGGGTAGCACAAATTTTACTAGATGCAGGTGCTGATGTTAATGCACGAGATTCTTATGGAAAAACTCCTTTGTGCTGTAGTTTAGAAAAAGCGGTAACACAAGTTTTACTAGATGCAGGTGCTAATCCTTTTATAAAGGATGATTATGGCAACACTGCAAGAAAGTTTGCCTCTAGTAAAATAAAGCAGCTTATAAAAAAGGCAGAGAATAAATACAAGCATAAAGCAATTTACGTTGGTAGTGTTTGTGGTGCTATAGCTGCATTAGCAGTTGTTGGTGGATGTTTTGCTGCTGGTGTTACACTCCCGATATTGACTATGATTGGTATCGCTGTGGCTGTTGCTCTAGTAACAGGACTTGTTGCTGGTGGTATTAGTATTACATATGCAATGTCACAGCCTAGTGAGGTTCCTAGTCAGAATCTAGATAACGTTGATACAAAAACGAAAAATGTTTCTTTAGATCTGGCGCAAAAACGTAATTAA
- a CDS encoding iron ABC transporter permease, producing MFLRVFKNIFLFSVSILFVCPILSLISILFTESANSGWVISTLFPEYILSTLILMIGVGGISFIFGVIPAWLTTFFSFPGSKIFEIALFFPISIPGYIVAFVYVNTLEFSGPVQSSLRDILEWGKGDYWFPEIKSLGGGILVMGFSLYPYVYMLVRSSLKNVSNSVTIASTLGFSSLKSLFSVIIPSIRPSIIAGLSLVLMEVITDFGTPQFLAIDTFTTGIYRTWFLLHDKYSTTVLAVAELIFVATLIAIEKKLQKKGISYSSINTNADYHNKRSVSGTIPLIFAYFMCVLPILIGFILPMIPLIYWSIEKGFFIYEARFYNIIANSVSLSFITALISISIAIMIGYTARKSKVINNVARLISLGYAIPNAIIAISIIIFLSRISSFITQYIVEISLVGTIGALVYSYLFRFFAISFKAVESGLKKTPNEIEWTAYTMGHGPISTCLNVHIPLIKKSILSGFLLVFMDTIKELTATLIIRPFNFETISTRIYELVSDERYREAAPFSLIIVIIGLISTITLFTLDDKDKK from the coding sequence ATGTTTTTGAGAGTATTTAAAAATATATTCTTATTTTCAGTAAGTATATTATTCGTCTGTCCTATACTATCGTTAATATCGATTCTATTTACAGAATCAGCAAATTCTGGATGGGTAATTAGCACACTTTTCCCTGAATATATACTGAGTACGCTAATTTTGATGATAGGAGTGGGGGGGATATCCTTCATATTTGGAGTGATTCCAGCATGGCTCACCACATTTTTTTCATTTCCTGGAAGTAAAATTTTTGAGATTGCTTTGTTCTTTCCGATATCGATTCCTGGATATATAGTAGCGTTCGTCTATGTGAATACACTAGAATTTTCAGGTCCGGTGCAGAGCTCATTAAGAGACATTTTAGAGTGGGGCAAAGGTGACTATTGGTTTCCTGAAATAAAATCCCTAGGTGGTGGAATATTAGTAATGGGATTTAGTTTATATCCATACGTTTATATGCTAGTCCGCTCAAGTCTAAAGAATGTTAGTAACTCAGTCACTATTGCGTCAACACTTGGGTTCTCCTCATTGAAGAGCCTGTTTTCTGTCATCATACCTTCCATACGTCCATCAATTATAGCTGGGTTGTCCTTGGTGCTAATGGAGGTAATTACAGATTTCGGCACACCACAGTTTCTTGCTATCGATACTTTTACGACAGGAATATATCGCACCTGGTTTTTACTGCATGATAAATATTCAACTACTGTTTTAGCAGTTGCAGAATTGATTTTCGTTGCAACACTAATAGCTATCGAAAAGAAACTACAAAAAAAAGGAATATCTTACTCTTCAATCAACACTAATGCAGATTATCACAACAAACGGAGTGTAAGTGGCACTATACCATTGATCTTTGCTTATTTTATGTGTGTATTGCCGATATTAATAGGTTTTATTTTGCCAATGATTCCGCTCATATATTGGAGCATAGAGAAGGGGTTTTTCATATACGAAGCAAGGTTCTATAATATAATAGCAAATAGCGTTAGTTTATCATTTATCACCGCATTAATCTCAATTAGCATTGCAATAATGATTGGATATACGGCGCGTAAAAGTAAGGTAATCAATAATGTAGCACGTCTCATTTCTTTAGGCTACGCAATTCCAAATGCAATTATCGCAATTAGCATAATAATATTTTTAAGCAGAATATCTTCTTTCATTACTCAATATATTGTGGAAATTAGCTTGGTAGGAACTATTGGCGCATTAGTTTACTCATATTTATTTCGTTTTTTTGCTATATCTTTCAAGGCGGTAGAATCAGGGCTCAAAAAAACACCAAATGAAATTGAGTGGACTGCATATACCATGGGTCATGGGCCTATTTCCACATGTTTGAATGTTCATATCCCTCTCATCAAGAAGAGTATATTATCGGGATTTTTGCTCGTATTTATGGATACTATCAAGGAGCTCACAGCAACACTCATTATAAGACCATTTAATTTTGAAACTATATCAACTAGAATATATGAACTTGTAAGCGATGAGCGCTATAGAGAAGCTGCCCCATTTTCGTTGATAATAGTTATAATAGGCTTAATCTCTACAATAACCTTATTTACACTTGATGATAAGGATAAAAAATAA
- a CDS encoding rhodanese-related sulfurtransferase, translating to MSFVIATFYHFVELSNYYDMKDEIKTACDNIELKGTILLAEEGINATVSGERNAIDKIFDFLRSDYRLRDLTWKESAAEYQPFSKMKVKLKREIVNLGVSNLDISLKGKYVDPEHWDDFTSQPDVLVIDTRNEYEVKLGKFKNAINPHTQRFRDFPEWAKSFSESKDLKVAMYCTGGIRCEKSTAYMKNLGFNNVYHLKGGILSYLEKTYNKNGNWEGECFVFDDRITVDNSLTPSNTIKCIFCSNQVSTDKLKSVPRGQVICSDCKLQCYSYNK from the coding sequence ATGAGCTTCGTCATTGCAACTTTCTATCACTTTGTAGAACTCTCTAATTATTATGACATGAAAGACGAAATAAAAACTGCATGCGACAACATTGAATTAAAGGGTACTATACTCCTTGCAGAAGAGGGTATTAATGCAACCGTATCTGGTGAAAGAAACGCGATTGATAAAATATTCGATTTTCTACGTTCTGATTATAGGCTAAGGGACCTTACATGGAAAGAGAGTGCAGCAGAATATCAACCATTTAGCAAGATGAAGGTAAAATTAAAAAGAGAGATTGTAAATCTTGGTGTAAGCAATCTTGATATTTCCCTTAAGGGTAAATATGTTGATCCAGAGCATTGGGATGATTTTACTTCTCAACCTGACGTTTTAGTAATAGATACACGAAATGAGTATGAAGTGAAATTAGGCAAGTTTAAAAATGCAATCAATCCACATACTCAGCGTTTTCGCGATTTTCCTGAGTGGGCAAAGTCTTTCTCTGAGAGTAAAGACCTGAAAGTAGCTATGTACTGCACTGGTGGGATTAGATGCGAAAAATCAACAGCGTACATGAAAAATCTTGGATTTAACAATGTGTACCACCTGAAAGGCGGCATTCTTTCTTACCTTGAAAAAACTTATAATAAAAATGGTAATTGGGAAGGTGAGTGTTTTGTTTTTGATGATAGAATTACTGTTGATAACTCACTTACTCCAAGCAACACAATAAAATGTATATTCTGCTCAAATCAAGTTTCAACGGACAAGCTGAAGTCAGTTCCACGTGGCCAGGTGATTTGTTCTGATTGTAAACTTCAGTGTTATAGCTATAATAAGTAA
- a CDS encoding ankyrin repeat domain-containing protein, producing the protein MADLFAVAKAGNKDEFVRICTENVAYAAKHRLDENGNPFHIAASQEILLPVLKEIMRNLEEGTKSKVKKAEEAKNWKESERLKEKLKDNKRYVKEALCDKSYIKDNGRMAVSPLYFLDPAERKEAKQIAGIKGGFICNRKFHLCLYIIGAIACIAALCLSLYFLFLVSQSLALASVATIASGGSTCLLFKACNGIYGLYDESTIVIDPDVMQLLDGGLAAA; encoded by the coding sequence ATGGCTGACTTATTTGCAGTTGCAAAAGCAGGAAATAAAGATGAATTTGTCAGAATTTGCACAGAGAATGTTGCTTATGCAGCTAAGCATAGGCTTGATGAAAATGGGAATCCATTTCATATAGCAGCAAGCCAAGAAATTCTGCTACCTGTACTCAAAGAGATTATGAGGAATTTGGAAGAAGGTACTAAGAGTAAGGTTAAAAAAGCAGAAGAAGCTAAAAATTGGAAAGAATCAGAAAGATTAAAAGAGAAACTTAAGGATAATAAGAGATATGTTAAAGAAGCACTCTGCGATAAAAGCTACATTAAGGATAATGGGAGAATGGCGGTATCACCTCTTTATTTCTTGGATCCTGCAGAACGGAAGGAAGCTAAGCAAATCGCAGGTATAAAGGGCGGTTTTATATGTAATAGAAAATTTCATTTGTGCTTATACATAATAGGAGCCATAGCGTGTATTGCTGCTTTGTGTTTATCCTTGTACTTTTTATTTTTGGTTTCTCAATCTCTTGCACTAGCTTCAGTAGCTACAATAGCTTCTGGAGGATCTACATGTTTGTTGTTTAAGGCATGTAACGGGATATACGGCTTGTATGATGAAAGTACTATAGTGATAGATCCTGATGTTATGCAACTTTTAGATGGTGGTTTAGCTGCAGCATGA
- a CDS encoding acetyl-CoA carboxylase biotin carboxylase subunit — MTKKKYSKILIANRGEIACRIIRTAHKMGISCVCVYSDADVNSVHVRQADESRYIGPSPSCLSYLNIEKICEVAVKTGAQAVHPGYGFLAENPDFPRALQKHNIDFVGPSAETIEVTANKITAKEAARKAGVNVVPGYMGKISDAAHAAQVAEEIGFPVMLKAASGGGGKGMRIVNSKKEIELAFTSATNEAEKSFKDGSIFIEKYIELPRHIEIQIIADKYGNIVCLGERECSIQRNNQKMIEETPSPFISEKVRQEMYVQCVSLAKQVDYFSAGTIEFVVDKDQNFYFLEVNTRLQVEHPVTEFVTGIDIVEEMIRISCGKKLRFSQDDIKLTGSAIESRICAEDPSKKFFPFSGRIKYYDKPSGNDYVRIDDGVAAGSEISTFYDSMIAKVITYGKDRVEAISRMQKALFECYIEGVTNNIEFLESIFHHPNFIAAKLHTRFIPDHYPSGFHGDFVTEEYIKIFIFTALYVHLENEERYHYKAVNETPQVSFQCLTLESSKKEGASVSATRMAGDRARDLFIVNINDNEYSVNAKYQDNILITVYNHNKYSVIGKWKSSYRLLYITINDDTNIALKIERQGSKYFIRHAGMKAECCIFKPHVAELSKLMLNNETEGISVDAVKSPISGLLVKLQVNIGDQVEIGQPLFVVEAMKMENIICAEAAMVIKNIPVQEGKNVQIGDVVCFLK, encoded by the coding sequence ATGACGAAAAAGAAGTACAGTAAGATTTTAATAGCAAACAGAGGGGAGATTGCCTGCAGGATTATCAGAACTGCCCATAAGATGGGTATATCTTGTGTATGCGTATATTCGGATGCAGATGTAAATTCTGTGCATGTAAGACAAGCAGATGAGTCAAGATATATCGGCCCTTCGCCTTCTTGCCTCAGTTATTTAAACATTGAAAAAATATGTGAAGTAGCAGTTAAAACAGGTGCGCAGGCAGTTCATCCTGGCTATGGTTTTTTAGCAGAAAATCCAGATTTTCCACGTGCTCTGCAAAAACACAATATAGATTTCGTCGGGCCAAGTGCAGAAACAATAGAAGTTACAGCCAACAAAATAACAGCAAAAGAAGCGGCAAGAAAAGCTGGAGTGAATGTAGTGCCAGGATATATGGGTAAGATCAGCGATGCTGCCCACGCAGCTCAAGTTGCTGAAGAGATCGGTTTTCCCGTTATGCTTAAAGCTGCATCAGGCGGTGGTGGCAAAGGAATGCGAATTGTAAATTCCAAAAAAGAAATTGAACTAGCGTTCACATCAGCAACAAATGAAGCAGAGAAAAGTTTTAAGGATGGCAGTATCTTTATAGAGAAATATATAGAACTACCAAGACATATTGAAATACAAATCATAGCAGATAAATATGGCAATATAGTGTGTCTTGGAGAGAGAGAGTGTTCGATACAGAGGAATAATCAGAAAATGATAGAAGAAACGCCAAGCCCATTTATTAGTGAGAAGGTGAGACAAGAAATGTATGTTCAATGTGTTTCCCTTGCAAAGCAAGTTGACTATTTTTCAGCAGGTACCATTGAGTTTGTTGTTGATAAAGACCAAAATTTCTACTTTCTTGAAGTAAATACGAGACTACAAGTTGAGCATCCAGTGACAGAATTTGTAACAGGAATAGATATAGTGGAAGAAATGATCAGGATTTCCTGTGGAAAAAAACTGAGGTTCAGTCAGGATGATATTAAACTTACTGGTTCTGCAATAGAAAGTAGAATTTGCGCTGAAGATCCATCAAAGAAATTTTTTCCTTTCAGCGGAAGAATAAAATATTACGATAAACCTAGTGGAAATGATTATGTAAGAATAGATGATGGAGTTGCTGCAGGTTCAGAAATTAGCACGTTCTATGACTCAATGATTGCAAAAGTTATAACATATGGAAAAGATAGAGTAGAAGCGATCAGTAGAATGCAAAAAGCATTGTTTGAATGCTATATAGAAGGAGTAACAAATAATATAGAATTTCTAGAATCCATCTTCCATCACCCAAATTTTATCGCAGCAAAGCTCCATACGAGATTCATTCCAGATCATTACCCTAGTGGGTTTCACGGCGATTTTGTTACAGAGGAGTATATTAAAATATTTATTTTCACTGCGTTATATGTTCATTTGGAAAATGAAGAAAGGTACCATTATAAAGCAGTGAATGAAACACCTCAGGTGTCATTCCAGTGCTTGACACTGGAATCTAGTAAAAAAGAAGGGGCATCAGTATCAGCTACTCGGATGGCAGGTGACCGTGCAAGAGATTTATTCATAGTGAATATAAATGACAATGAGTACTCCGTAAATGCAAAATACCAAGATAATATATTAATAACAGTATATAATCACAATAAATACTCCGTTATAGGCAAGTGGAAATCAAGTTATAGATTGCTATATATCACAATTAATGACGATACCAATATAGCACTTAAAATAGAAAGACAAGGCAGCAAGTACTTCATAAGACATGCAGGTATGAAAGCTGAGTGTTGTATATTTAAACCTCATGTAGCTGAATTAAGTAAGTTAATGCTAAATAATGAAACAGAAGGGATTTCAGTAGATGCTGTAAAATCCCCAATATCTGGCTTATTAGTTAAGTTGCAGGTAAATATAGGAGATCAGGTGGAAATAGGACAACCTTTATTTGTTGTGGAAGCGATGAAAATGGAAAATATTATATGTGCTGAAGCAGCAATGGTGATAAAAAATATTCCCGTTCAAGAAGGAAAAAATGTGCAGATTGGTGATGTAGTCTGCTTCCTTAAATAA